In a genomic window of Candidatus Zixiibacteriota bacterium:
- a CDS encoding ATP-binding protein, with protein MILLFLIALLYASDFFAQSDSQTASDGVNGLLAIIIITTICLCVGVNYVLANHFIKKPIRSLANGMNKLADKKFSFRLDEDSIEQYGSLTSSFNDMAELLSSYLTELEKSRDYLRGILESSADIIITVNPSGKIRTINMGVTNVLGYRRRDVIGKSIDVLLANPNDRQIAAERLRHSDNVVNYETQFLTKDGKYRDILFTLSQLRNSYGAIIGTIAFCKDITHEKRLQEQLMQSQRFAAIGQVFTGIQHSMKNMLNACQGGAYMVRIGLAKDNKKMLEEGWEMVQEGITRLTDMSRDMLKYVKEWKPRFESTDLKKILSDILNVIRQTAKDKGIEIKLDFPERLPSVICDSRMIHSCVMDIVSNAIDACTWKNYTENELPEINVSAYLNNNDEDLIIEVQDNGCGMTPDVKESIFNPFFSTKSKAGTGLGLSITSKMINVHGGKINVDTKPNKGTIFRIVLPLDTTVRNKEINDGQKSISS; from the coding sequence ATGATATTGTTATTTCTCATCGCACTTTTATATGCGAGTGATTTTTTCGCTCAAAGTGATAGCCAAACTGCATCTGATGGCGTTAACGGTCTTCTCGCGATTATAATAATAACCACTATTTGTTTGTGCGTCGGTGTCAATTATGTCCTAGCTAATCATTTCATCAAAAAACCTATCAGAAGTCTTGCCAACGGCATGAACAAACTGGCCGATAAAAAATTCAGTTTTCGTCTCGATGAGGATAGTATCGAACAATACGGTTCATTAACTTCATCATTTAATGACATGGCTGAACTGCTCTCATCTTACCTGACCGAGCTTGAAAAAAGCAGGGATTATCTGCGCGGCATATTGGAAAGCTCGGCCGACATCATAATTACCGTAAATCCTTCAGGCAAAATTCGAACCATCAATATGGGCGTAACAAATGTATTAGGTTATCGCCGTCGAGACGTTATCGGAAAATCAATTGACGTTTTACTGGCCAATCCCAATGACCGGCAGATTGCCGCCGAACGGCTCCGACATTCGGATAACGTCGTTAACTATGAAACCCAGTTTCTGACCAAGGATGGAAAATATCGGGATATCTTATTCACTCTTTCTCAACTGCGCAACTCATATGGAGCCATCATCGGAACGATCGCCTTTTGTAAAGACATTACTCATGAAAAACGCCTTCAGGAACAACTGATGCAATCACAGCGGTTCGCTGCCATCGGCCAGGTCTTCACCGGAATACAGCATTCCATGAAAAATATGCTGAATGCCTGCCAGGGCGGAGCCTACATGGTCAGGATCGGACTGGCCAAAGACAACAAGAAAATGCTGGAAGAAGGCTGGGAGATGGTCCAGGAAGGAATTACGCGACTGACCGATATGTCACGGGATATGCTCAAGTATGTCAAGGAATGGAAACCTCGGTTTGAATCAACGGACCTCAAGAAAATCTTATCTGATATCTTAAACGTTATCAGGCAAACGGCCAAAGACAAAGGTATTGAAATAAAGCTCGATTTCCCCGAGCGTCTGCCTTCTGTTATATGCGACTCGCGGATGATCCATTCCTGTGTCATGGATATTGTATCTAACGCGATCGACGCCTGTACGTGGAAGAATTATACAGAGAATGAATTACCTGAAATCAATGTCAGCGCCTATTTGAATAACAATGATGAAGATTTAATCATCGAAGTTCAGGACAACGGCTGCGGTATGACTCCCGATGTTAAAGAAAGTATTTTCAATCCTTTTTTCAGTACCAAGAGTAAAGCCGGTACCGGGTTGGGATTGTCAATAACTTCAAAAATGATAAACGTTCACGGCGGGAAAATTAATGTTGACACAAAACCCAATAAAGGCACGATTTTCCGTATCGTTTTGCCGCTGGATACAACCGTTAGAAACAAGGAGATCAATGATGGCCAAAAAAGTATTAGTAGTTGA
- a CDS encoding 4Fe-4S dicluster domain-containing protein, protein MDRRDFLKITGGTFLVGTSCAYAFRFLATSVAGADVETGQAVKKWGMVIDINKCRSDCTACVNACRQENNVSFHADKRWDIHWIRKVNVETEIGTKTIDKPVVLLCNHCEKPPCAQVCPVRATYKRDDGIVIVDHHRCIGCRYCMIACPYNARFFNFKDSEEWPNQEHPKRSHGVAEACTLCAHRLDTGRMPACVEACANTGAGAIIVGDLNDPGSEISRITTTRTVKRLREDLGTEPKVYYIGL, encoded by the coding sequence ATGGATAGAAGAGATTTTTTGAAAATAACCGGAGGGACATTTTTGGTCGGGACGTCATGCGCCTATGCCTTTCGGTTTTTGGCGACCTCTGTTGCCGGCGCTGATGTCGAAACCGGTCAGGCCGTAAAAAAATGGGGCATGGTCATTGATATTAATAAATGTCGTTCCGATTGTACCGCATGCGTTAATGCCTGCCGACAGGAAAATAACGTCTCGTTTCACGCCGATAAACGCTGGGATATTCATTGGATTAGAAAAGTAAATGTCGAAACTGAGATCGGAACAAAAACGATTGATAAACCGGTAGTCCTTCTTTGTAATCATTGCGAGAAACCTCCCTGCGCCCAGGTCTGCCCTGTTCGGGCAACGTATAAACGCGATGACGGCATCGTTATTGTCGATCATCATCGTTGTATCGGGTGCCGTTATTGCATGATTGCCTGCCCCTATAACGCCCGGTTCTTCAATTTTAAGGATAGCGAGGAATGGCCCAATCAGGAACATCCCAAAAGGTCGCACGGGGTCGCCGAAGCGTGCACCTTGTGCGCTCATCGGCTGGATACCGGAAGAATGCCGGCCTGCGTCGAGGCGTGCGCTAACACAGGCGCGGGGGCCATTATCGTCGGCGATTTAAACGATCCCGGAAGCGAAATTTCCAGAATTACTACGACCAGGACAGTCAAGAGACTTCGGGAGGATTTGGGAACTGAGCCAAAAGTTTATTATATCGGTTTATGA
- the nrfD gene encoding NrfD/PsrC family molybdoenzyme membrane anchor subunit produces MEIKFEHIEGNSTNYRISMMILAAMAIVGMIATWYVIEKGIWVTGMTNRVPWGLQIVMAVYYIGLSAGSLVISGLYGVFGKQEYKPFARIAVYVAMLFLIAGLLSILTDQGRMDRVFVEPFVYFNLQSMFSINPILYIGHILICVIYLWALFAEMKKLTTIVATIAFGWAFCVHSGTGAIFGFGARVLYESPLLPASFVAAAMASGTALMILLIVGLFKLTKRHVDDGLILWLGRFLAICILVVVYFLFVENAYRAYVVELRDAAVYYLFGGFHSVLFWVGLIFFGCVIPMIILFNRKLGKSVKWVVIASFLVIFGVLCERYVIVLPGLTHPPDLFPGMHITQSVIEEGIASYRVSILEILQALGVLGVIGFLFGWGLKYLKLLPTEARLLQPAAPTASPESES; encoded by the coding sequence ATGGAGATAAAATTTGAACATATAGAAGGGAATTCAACTAATTACCGAATTTCAATGATGATTCTGGCGGCCATGGCAATCGTGGGGATGATCGCGACATGGTATGTCATTGAAAAAGGAATTTGGGTAACCGGAATGACTAATCGAGTTCCCTGGGGGCTGCAAATTGTCATGGCCGTATATTATATTGGATTATCCGCGGGTTCACTGGTCATATCCGGCCTCTACGGCGTTTTTGGAAAACAGGAATACAAACCTTTCGCTCGTATCGCCGTTTATGTCGCCATGCTCTTTCTTATTGCCGGTCTTTTATCAATTCTCACCGACCAGGGTCGAATGGATCGAGTCTTTGTCGAGCCGTTCGTTTATTTTAACCTGCAATCGATGTTCTCTATCAATCCGATTTTGTATATCGGGCATATTTTGATTTGCGTTATTTATCTCTGGGCCCTGTTTGCTGAAATGAAAAAACTAACGACCATTGTCGCTACGATCGCTTTTGGCTGGGCTTTCTGCGTTCATAGCGGCACCGGGGCTATTTTCGGGTTCGGCGCGCGGGTGCTCTATGAATCGCCTCTCCTGCCGGCCAGTTTTGTCGCCGCCGCGATGGCTTCTGGAACGGCCTTGATGATTCTTCTAATCGTCGGGTTATTTAAGCTTACCAAACGGCATGTGGATGATGGATTGATATTATGGTTGGGCCGTTTTCTGGCAATATGCATTTTGGTCGTGGTTTATTTTCTATTTGTTGAAAACGCGTATCGAGCTTATGTAGTAGAATTGCGGGATGCCGCTGTGTATTATCTGTTCGGCGGTTTTCACAGCGTACTATTTTGGGTTGGATTGATTTTTTTCGGATGCGTGATTCCCATGATTATTCTTTTCAATCGAAAACTGGGAAAATCGGTTAAATGGGTTGTCATCGCGTCGTTTCTTGTCATTTTCGGAGTCCTGTGTGAACGATACGTAATTGTCCTGCCCGGCTTGACTCATCCTCCGGATTTATTTCCCGGAATGCATATAACCCAATCGGTCATTGAAGAAGGAATTGCATCCTATAGAGTCAGTATACTTGAAATACTTCAGGCGTTAGGGGTGCTGGGCGTAATCGGCTTTTTATTCGGCTGGGGGCTGAAATATCTGAAACTCCTGCCTACCGAGGCGAGATTATTACAGCCGGCTGCCCCTACCGCTTCGCCGGAGAGTGAATCATAA
- a CDS encoding response regulator, whose product MMAKKVLVVDDDVNTVKFLSVALEENGYEPIQAYNGKEGLEKVLNEKPDLVLLDVMMPKKTGFVLFKQLRRDDNFKDLPVIMLTGVAEVLEGLDSQSGDTEERPYDTLREKMRQAIKEMRDEGLVKPNMFIDKPIDPELVIEKVRELIGS is encoded by the coding sequence ATGATGGCCAAAAAAGTATTAGTAGTTGATGACGATGTGAACACCGTGAAGTTTCTTTCGGTCGCCCTGGAAGAAAACGGATATGAGCCTATTCAGGCTTATAACGGTAAGGAAGGACTGGAGAAAGTATTGAATGAAAAACCGGATCTGGTTCTTCTTGACGTCATGATGCCCAAGAAAACCGGATTTGTGCTGTTTAAACAGCTCCGCCGCGATGATAATTTTAAGGATTTGCCCGTAATCATGCTGACCGGAGTAGCTGAGGTTTTGGAAGGTCTCGATTCTCAAAGCGGTGACACGGAAGAGCGGCCTTACGATACCCTCCGCGAAAAAATGCGACAGGCAATAAAAGAAATGAGAGACGAGGGCCTGGTCAAGCCCAATATGTTTATCGATAAACCGATCGATCCGGAACTGGTTATAGAAAAGGTCCGCGAATTGATTGGCAGCTAA
- a CDS encoding FAD-dependent oxidoreductase, translated as MENKIGVFICTGYGIAEALDIEALCKVAEEEYKVSICRAIDSCEKAGLDEVNEVIKTENLDKILIAGISPRLYTHEMFPENVIVEKVALREHVVWCQPANEEDTQMLAEDLLRMYITKLQKMEILEPFQPEETIDKSILVIGGGITGMTAALEMSKADYAVHLVEKGDKLGGWLGRQHKSIPTKPPFRDLEETNIDFLIDEIERIENIQIYTQAITAEITGAPGLFDVKLKSSNNGNGDSIATFRVGAIIQATGWSPADNRDSLPYGNLDDVILNVDLEEMVKSSGRIVRPSDGKDAKTIAFIQCSGRDKDQHSYCSSICCLTSLKQALYLREREDTKAYIFYEFIRTPGQYEDFYRRVQEDPGIFFTRGEVTDISRTENGRLVLTARNTMPENQMQVEVDLVVLAAGMKPNSADGEAIRALEGAKLTVVEGESEGQRQKATETVEELKHHEGTEILNLNYRQGPDLPTLQYGFPDSHFICFPYESRRTGIYPAGCVRSPMDGLGSRADATGAALKAIQCVEMISRGEAVHPRAGDKSYPDFFLQKCTQCKRCTEECPFGVLNEDEKGTPLLWATRCRRCGICLGACPERIVSFKDYSVNIIASMIKAVNVPDEDEEKPRILALLCENDAFPAMDLMGQHRIQYNPHVRVIPVRCLGSVNTVWITEAISAGFDGTLLIGCKYGDDYQCHFCTGSELCVSRGENIREKLEQMAMENERVELHQLQISEYDKLAEIFNDFAEVIEKYGMNPFKGM; from the coding sequence ATGGAAAATAAAATTGGGGTGTTTATTTGCACCGGCTATGGAATCGCCGAAGCTCTCGATATCGAAGCATTATGCAAAGTAGCCGAGGAAGAGTATAAGGTTTCGATTTGCCGTGCGATAGATTCATGCGAAAAAGCGGGATTGGATGAGGTCAATGAAGTTATTAAAACTGAAAATCTGGATAAGATACTAATCGCAGGCATATCTCCCCGCCTTTATACGCACGAAATGTTTCCCGAAAACGTGATCGTCGAAAAAGTGGCTCTTCGCGAGCATGTCGTCTGGTGTCAACCCGCGAATGAGGAAGATACCCAGATGCTCGCTGAAGATTTATTGCGCATGTATATCACCAAATTGCAAAAAATGGAAATACTCGAACCGTTTCAGCCTGAAGAAACTATTGATAAGAGCATTCTCGTTATCGGCGGAGGTATTACCGGAATGACGGCCGCCCTTGAAATGTCAAAGGCCGATTATGCGGTTCATCTCGTTGAAAAAGGCGATAAACTGGGCGGTTGGCTGGGCAGGCAACATAAATCAATTCCAACCAAACCTCCTTTTCGCGATCTGGAAGAAACAAATATTGATTTCCTGATTGACGAAATTGAGAGAATCGAAAATATCCAAATTTATACCCAGGCTATCACCGCTGAAATAACGGGTGCGCCCGGTTTATTCGATGTTAAATTGAAATCATCTAATAACGGAAACGGGGACTCAATAGCGACTTTTCGAGTCGGCGCCATTATACAGGCGACAGGATGGTCTCCGGCAGATAATAGAGACTCTTTACCCTATGGGAATTTAGACGATGTCATCCTGAATGTGGATTTGGAGGAAATGGTCAAATCTTCCGGCAGGATTGTCCGACCGTCGGACGGAAAAGATGCCAAAACTATCGCCTTTATTCAATGTTCGGGCAGGGATAAGGACCAACATTCATATTGCTCTTCAATATGCTGTCTCACCTCGCTCAAGCAAGCCCTATACCTTCGGGAACGAGAGGACACTAAAGCATATATATTCTATGAATTTATCAGAACTCCCGGCCAGTATGAGGATTTTTATCGCCGAGTTCAGGAAGACCCTGGCATATTTTTTACCCGGGGCGAGGTTACCGATATATCTCGCACTGAAAACGGTCGATTAGTTTTGACGGCCAGAAATACTATGCCGGAAAATCAAATGCAGGTTGAGGTTGATTTAGTCGTCCTGGCCGCGGGGATGAAACCGAATTCCGCCGACGGCGAAGCTATTCGTGCTCTTGAGGGCGCAAAGCTTACGGTCGTAGAAGGTGAATCAGAAGGCCAACGCCAAAAAGCAACTGAAACAGTCGAAGAACTCAAGCATCATGAGGGAACGGAAATTCTCAATCTCAACTATCGCCAGGGTCCTGATTTGCCCACCCTCCAATACGGATTTCCGGATTCGCATTTTATATGTTTCCCCTATGAAAGCAGGCGTACCGGTATCTATCCGGCCGGATGCGTCCGGTCGCCGATGGACGGTCTTGGGAGCCGAGCCGACGCCACCGGCGCGGCCCTGAAAGCTATCCAATGCGTTGAGATGATCTCACGAGGCGAAGCGGTGCATCCTCGAGCCGGTGATAAATCCTATCCTGATTTCTTCCTGCAGAAGTGCACTCAGTGTAAAAGATGTACCGAAGAATGTCCATTCGGTGTTCTCAACGAAGACGAAAAAGGAACGCCACTGCTCTGGGCCACGCGCTGCCGTAGATGTGGAATTTGCCTCGGGGCCTGCCCTGAAAGAATTGTCTCTTTCAAGGACTATTCGGTCAATATCATAGCCTCAATGATTAAAGCTGTCAATGTTCCTGATGAAGATGAGGAAAAGCCTCGCATCCTGGCATTGCTCTGTGAGAATGATGCTTTCCCCGCGATGGATTTAATGGGTCAACATCGAATTCAGTATAATCCTCATGTTCGAGTGATTCCTGTCAGATGTCTCGGATCGGTAAATACTGTCTGGATTACCGAGGCAATTTCAGCCGGATTTGATGGCACGCTTTTAATCGGATGCAAATATGGCGATGATTATCAGTGCCATTTTTGTACGGGAAGCGAATTATGCGTTTCACGCGGCGAAAACATCAGAGAGAAACTGGAACAGATGGCTATGGAAAATGAACGCGTCGAGCTGCATCAATTACAGATTTCCGAATATGATAAATTGGCCGAGATATTTAATGATTTCGCGGAAGTAATTGAAAAATACGGAATGAATCCATTCAAGGGCATGTAA
- the qmoC gene encoding quinone-interacting membrane-bound oxidoreductase complex subunit QmoC, whose translation MKLDENTTQDQRDNQGKNDIQTSCTIPEAISPVEIESDLDFIISISKRAGETFVKCFQCGTCSAVCKNSPDTEPFPRKEMAWANWGMKDALLSDPDIWLCYNCNDCSVRCPRDARPSDVLGAIRQETITQFAFPRFLARWMSQPGCIPLLLGIPALLLSLALFLKSPIENKLGLMPKLDESIVFSYSSVFPHWLLNSFFIFFSILALLAVALGVTKYWQALKSSRWAIHNSAGNKLSASIITVLKNIITHDNFTSCQDNKSRYLSHILIFFGFIALCAVTFWIITSGINPLIHGEFVYPFNFWSPWKILANLGGLALIAGCLLMIQQRAKNNGKAGAGSYFDWALITTLLIVVLTGFMTEVLHYVRLEPHRHLAYFIHLMFVFALLIYLPYSKLAHIFYRTTAMIYSEYSGRNAAASSIPEKQNSEHQDMATESQKDGDTQ comes from the coding sequence ATGAAGCTCGATGAAAATACAACGCAAGATCAAAGAGATAATCAGGGAAAGAATGATATTCAAACCTCATGTACTATTCCCGAAGCGATATCGCCGGTTGAGATTGAATCGGATCTGGATTTTATTATTTCAATAAGCAAGCGGGCCGGTGAAACTTTTGTCAAGTGCTTTCAATGCGGAACCTGTTCAGCCGTTTGCAAAAATTCGCCGGATACTGAACCGTTTCCCAGAAAAGAGATGGCCTGGGCCAATTGGGGTATGAAAGACGCGTTATTGAGCGATCCTGATATCTGGTTATGCTATAACTGTAATGATTGCTCGGTTCGCTGCCCGCGCGACGCGCGACCCAGCGATGTTCTGGGAGCGATTCGCCAGGAAACGATTACTCAATTTGCTTTTCCTCGCTTTCTTGCACGCTGGATGAGCCAACCTGGCTGTATACCCCTGTTACTCGGCATTCCGGCTTTGCTTCTTTCCCTGGCGCTCTTTTTAAAAAGCCCGATTGAAAATAAACTCGGCCTGATGCCGAAATTAGATGAATCAATTGTGTTTTCCTACTCAAGCGTTTTTCCCCATTGGCTTTTAAACAGCTTCTTTATTTTCTTCAGTATTCTGGCGTTACTTGCTGTAGCGCTGGGTGTCACGAAATACTGGCAGGCTCTAAAATCATCACGATGGGCAATCCATAATTCCGCCGGTAATAAATTGTCTGCAAGCATTATTACGGTATTAAAAAATATCATCACGCATGACAATTTTACTTCCTGTCAGGACAATAAATCAAGATACCTGTCGCATATTTTGATTTTTTTCGGATTTATCGCTCTCTGCGCCGTAACATTTTGGATAATCACATCCGGGATCAATCCCCTGATTCACGGAGAATTTGTTTATCCTTTCAACTTTTGGAGTCCCTGGAAAATACTGGCCAACCTGGGCGGTCTGGCGTTAATCGCCGGATGTCTCCTTATGATTCAGCAACGGGCCAAAAACAATGGTAAGGCGGGCGCGGGAAGTTATTTTGACTGGGCTCTCATTACAACATTATTAATTGTTGTATTAACCGGATTTATGACTGAGGTCCTGCATTATGTTCGGCTGGAACCGCATCGTCATTTAGCCTATTTCATCCACCTGATGTTCGTATTTGCATTATTAATCTATCTGCCGTATTCGAAGCTGGCGCATATTTTCTATCGCACAACGGCGATGATTTACTCTGAATATTCCGGCCGCAATGCGGCCGCATCGTCAATTCCGGAAAAACAAAATTCTGAGCATCAGGATATGGCAACAGAGTCTCAGAAGGATGGTGATACTCAATGA